Below is a genomic region from Medicago truncatula cultivar Jemalong A17 chromosome 3, MtrunA17r5.0-ANR, whole genome shotgun sequence.
TTTCAACAATTCGGTTCGGTTCAGTTCAATATTTatggttaaccgaaccatgcccacccctaATTTTTGTCATACATTTTAGGTGGTATTTAAATATTAGAAGAATGGAGGATCCAAAGCAAAAAAATTGGATAATTAGGCTTAGCGTTGGATTTTGGATTAACAAATTTAGAACATCTACCgcgttaatttaattttagacGGGTTGACTATTCAATTTACAATTGCTCTAGAGTAAAGATCAAATGCAATTCATTGagttgatgttttttattttgtatcttTTTGAATTTATGAGTTCCAGAATATGAGAGAGAGTTGAAGATGGGGAAGATCAAATCGTCGTCTTCAACGTTGAATGGATTTCCTTCTTGTTATGTATTGTAAGGTTATGTATAACCAATGGTTAGATATAAATTTTACTTCACCATGTCAATGTTTCTATTCCCGCACATGATCTTTTTTTGACGAGCAATCATAAATTGATCTTTCgatttagtgtgtgtttggatatgattttgaAACCACATCACGTTAAAATATCACTTTCCAATGCACTCCAATCCTCAAAATTGTGAAGCTGGGTTTTGAAGCTTTAGCGTTGCCGTGATTTGCTGCTGTGCTTTTCTCAATTCTACCGTGCTACCAAACAGGCCATTAGCAAGTGCTATATATAGACTTTTTGTCCGAGAGACATGAAATACGAGTATTTGTAGATACTAGTTGAGAGGCATCATGGTATATTTACAATCGCAAACCACTTTCAAAACTTAAtgttatttcattttagtctcaTAACTCAAAAAATCAACACTTTGGTCCTCAACTTTTTCTCCGTTATTCAACTTGGTCCCCTCCGTTAGTTTTTCAATGTCTAAATTTTTTGAGATTAAAAATGCATTCTCTCTTCATATTTTGAGATTAAAAAGACATTTTCTCTTCATATTTTGATTTGGGAATGAATCATCACCACTGCAATAAATTCAGTTGTGGGGATGATTTCTAACTCGCATCCTTATAAAAAATGGAcactatttcataaatataataaGATAAAGGATTATGCGAACAAACATCGTAAGAGTGTTTGTCAAagattcaaaacagaaaatgatatataaatcttttgtaaaaaaaatttcttcttggaacttccataaaaaaaaggagtaaaaataagattaaacctaaaatttaattataaaaaaaattgacataacATCAAATAATTTGATAATGAACTTGTCAAACTAAACTGCAAAGagcaacaataaataaataaataataaatcatcTAAGGGCACTTATAATACTCTTTTCAGCGAACACTTAGCATTATGCACCCACAATGCTAAAATCAACATTCACACCCATTTTTTGTGCACTAGcgcccaaaccaaaaccatcaACCCGCGTAATCACAAATACTTTTTCAAACAGCACATCAACTGTTCGACAAAACTCCTCACTCAAAAACAACCCAACCATCACCCCTTCTTCAGCTTACATTCACCTCCCTTTCTGTCGTAAACGCTGCCACTACTGCGACTTCCCCATCGTCGCTCTCGGCTCCGCTTCAACACAGACACACGACGACCCGCGTGTCATAAACTACATTCAATGGCTCTGCAGAGAAATCAATGCAACTAAAATAGAAGATGAACTTGATTCTGCAAAGACGCCGCTTAAGACGGTGTTTTTCGGTGGTGGGACGCCGTCTCTGGTTCCTCCAAGTATGGTTGGAACGGTTTTAGAGACGCTGAAGATGAAATTTGGGGTGAGTGAAAGTGCTGAAATTTCGATGGAAATGGACCCGGGTACGTTTGATTATAAGAAGATGGAAGAGATGATGTTGTTGGGAGTTAACAGAGTTTCTTTAGGAGTTCAAGCATTTCAGGAGAAGCTGTTGAAGAGTTGTGGGAGGGCACATGGTTTGGAAGAGGTTCATGAGGCTATTGATATTGTTAAAAAGTGTGGGGTTGAGAATTGGAGTATTGATCTTATTGCTTCATTGCCTCATCAGACTAGTGAAATGTGGGAGGAAAGTTTAAGGCTCGCCATTGAGGCACGGCCAACTCATGTTTCTGTTTATGATCTGCAAATTGAACAAGGCACAAAATTTGGAAGGCTGTAAGTGGCGCCCATATTCTACACTAGCGACTAAAACACCGATTTCGCGCCTAAACTTACACCCTTTTTCCTATTTTGTCACTcgagtaaataaaaataataagtaatCTTCCTAATAGGACGAATGTGACAAAACGCTAAAGACTACTTACTATTACCacttattatttgtatttactTAAGCGACAAGACGGAAAAAGTGTGTAACTTTATCGATGAAATTGGTGGTTTACTCTTACACTAGCAGCATTGGTAGTTTTTTGGTttagtttttaaggtttatTATAACGATGATGATTTGGAAGCTG
It encodes:
- the LOC25489501 gene encoding heme chaperone HemW; the protein is MLKSTFTPIFCALAPKPKPSTRVITNTFSNSTSTVRQNSSLKNNPTITPSSAYIHLPFCRKRCHYCDFPIVALGSASTQTHDDPRVINYIQWLCREINATKIEDELDSAKTPLKTVFFGGGTPSLVPPSMVGTVLETLKMKFGVSESAEISMEMDPGTFDYKKMEEMMLLGVNRVSLGVQAFQEKLLKSCGRAHGLEEVHEAIDIVKKCGVENWSIDLIASLPHQTSEMWEESLRLAIEARPTHVSVYDLQIEQGTKFGRLYSPGEFPLPSETQSADFYTMASRMLRDANYSHYEISSYCKSGYECRHNFTYWKYKPFYAFGLGSTSFIGGLRFSRPRKVNEYMKFVENLENGSVNSSIDDNINSKDKALDVVMLSLRTARGLDLKHFQESFGSSLVLSLVEVYKPYVESGHVVFLDEQRRAVRIDDINNSLLDETDLERRVAYMRLSDPNGFLLSNELIALAFGVIDSWKDYPSALQEAT